A region from the Arcanobacterium buesumense genome encodes:
- a CDS encoding ATP-binding protein, which yields MTYPQSILVANRGEIAARIFRTAREMGIRSIALYADPDRGATWTKLADDAYALPGTTSAQTYLNGPAIIEIAQRAGAHAIHSGYGFLSEDPEFAQQVIDAGMTWIGPSPQAISTLGNKSQARRLATKLGVGLIPGTQDAIRNQKQIVQFAREAEFPILLKNPTGGGGRGILELRSDHEVEALWKDHGLAPADELPPDHALSQFFIEKRLIAARHIETQCLRDQHGNFWMASTRDCSVQRRNQKLIEEAPAPALPQATLDLLQQWSQELFTAVDYVGAGTCEFLVDHNNTPYFLEVNPRLQVEHTVTEEVTGTDLVRLQIAIAFGANLNEIAPVTMAPRGHSLQMRITSEDPNRHLMPSAGTVTEIEWPKGPGIRIEAALAPGENIPVAFDSMIAKIIVWAPTRQQLIARSLRALGELQITGVACSAPLYEHILSGTAFADPVGGKVHTRWLEETQLGDFEADNLSTSAQPEGSESRQPVLSEEYDIEIDGRRHRIRLPRELFANFTQRPVPDLGRAQIVRRGRRASQLNQTHIDDPRTVRAPMQATVIRLAVTPGDVVEAGDLIAVIEAMKMEQPLSAPMSGVVSDICVAVGDSVNSDQVLVTLSTREEKDES from the coding sequence GTGACATATCCACAATCCATCTTGGTAGCAAACCGTGGCGAAATAGCCGCTCGTATCTTCCGCACTGCACGTGAAATGGGGATCCGATCCATCGCTTTATATGCTGATCCCGATCGAGGAGCAACCTGGACGAAACTCGCTGACGATGCCTACGCCTTGCCCGGAACAACATCTGCACAGACCTATCTTAACGGTCCAGCAATTATCGAGATCGCCCAGCGAGCCGGTGCCCACGCCATCCACTCCGGCTACGGATTCCTCTCCGAAGATCCCGAATTTGCCCAGCAGGTTATCGATGCTGGAATGACATGGATCGGGCCTAGCCCACAAGCAATTTCAACTCTGGGAAACAAATCTCAAGCCCGCCGCCTGGCCACCAAACTCGGGGTTGGACTTATTCCCGGTACCCAAGACGCAATCCGTAACCAGAAGCAGATAGTGCAATTCGCTCGGGAGGCCGAATTCCCGATTTTGCTGAAAAATCCAACAGGTGGGGGAGGGCGGGGCATCCTCGAACTCCGATCCGATCACGAGGTCGAAGCGCTATGGAAAGATCATGGTTTAGCGCCAGCGGACGAACTCCCGCCAGACCACGCCCTGAGCCAGTTCTTCATAGAAAAGCGCCTCATTGCAGCCCGGCACATCGAAACCCAATGCTTACGCGACCAGCACGGAAATTTCTGGATGGCCTCAACTCGTGACTGTTCGGTTCAACGTCGTAACCAAAAACTCATCGAAGAAGCCCCAGCCCCTGCGTTACCTCAAGCAACCCTCGATCTGCTCCAGCAGTGGTCTCAAGAACTGTTCACCGCCGTCGATTACGTCGGAGCTGGAACGTGCGAATTCCTCGTCGATCACAACAACACCCCATACTTCCTCGAAGTCAATCCGCGACTCCAAGTAGAACACACAGTCACCGAAGAAGTCACCGGCACTGACCTCGTCCGCCTCCAAATCGCTATTGCTTTTGGAGCCAACCTCAACGAGATAGCGCCGGTCACTATGGCACCACGCGGTCACAGCTTGCAGATGCGCATCACGAGTGAAGACCCGAACCGTCACCTGATGCCAAGCGCCGGTACCGTCACCGAGATCGAATGGCCCAAAGGCCCAGGAATTCGGATCGAGGCCGCACTGGCACCGGGAGAAAATATCCCGGTTGCCTTCGATTCGATGATTGCCAAAATTATTGTCTGGGCCCCTACCCGCCAGCAACTTATTGCACGCTCACTGCGAGCCCTAGGCGAACTGCAAATTACCGGGGTTGCGTGCTCGGCTCCGCTCTACGAACACATTTTATCCGGTACGGCTTTCGCTGATCCGGTTGGCGGTAAAGTCCACACCCGCTGGTTAGAAGAAACCCAGTTGGGTGACTTTGAAGCAGACAATCTCAGTACTTCGGCTCAACCAGAAGGCAGTGAGTCGAGGCAACCGGTACTCAGCGAAGAATACGACATCGAAATTGATGGCCGACGTCACCGAATCCGGCTGCCTCGCGAATTATTCGCCAATTTCACGCAAAGGCCAGTACCAGACCTTGGGCGAGCGCAAATTGTGCGGCGCGGGCGTCGTGCATCACAACTCAACCAGACCCACATTGATGATCCACGTACGGTGCGCGCTCCCATGCAAGCAACTGTTATTCGCCTGGCGGTAACGCCCGGAGATGTTGTTGAAGCAGGCGATCTTATTGCAGTTATTGAAGCAATGAAAATGGAACAACCCTTATCGGCTCCCATGTCTGGGGTGGTCAGCGACATCTGTGTAGCAGTTGGAGATTCAGTGAACTCAGACCAAGTATTAGTCACGTTGAGCACACGAGAAGAAAAGGATGAATCGTGA
- a CDS encoding biotin--[acetyl-CoA-carboxylase] ligase yields MVHIIHHELLDSTQYEAQRLFPEYDDADAGVLFVVTAHAQTHGRGRFNRTWSAPGGTCSLTTFGVRIPRHYREQAPWLTALGALAAYETISTQFPALTPDLAIKWPNDLMIDGKKLGGVIATIADPPTASSWIDIAFGIGINTTMSARQLPVTTATSIRLALDNRNAATAVVTDTFRKAMIATTLELIELWQAGHYDARACGLATQFEQRLATIGEQIIATVLTNQTPHHFTGTMTGVTNNGHAIIHTATGSHILSAGDVTLRRI; encoded by the coding sequence GTGGTTCACATCATCCATCACGAACTCCTCGATAGCACTCAATATGAAGCTCAGCGGTTATTCCCTGAATACGACGACGCCGATGCTGGCGTTTTGTTCGTCGTCACCGCTCACGCCCAAACTCACGGACGCGGCCGCTTTAACCGCACGTGGTCTGCACCCGGTGGAACCTGTTCGCTGACCACATTTGGCGTGCGCATCCCACGCCACTACCGCGAACAAGCCCCGTGGCTCACCGCTTTAGGTGCGCTGGCTGCATACGAGACCATCAGCACTCAGTTCCCAGCGTTGACCCCAGATCTGGCCATTAAATGGCCCAATGATCTGATGATCGACGGTAAAAAACTTGGCGGAGTAATCGCCACCATCGCCGATCCACCAACTGCCTCCTCATGGATAGATATCGCCTTCGGCATTGGCATTAATACGACGATGAGCGCCAGGCAATTGCCCGTCACTACCGCCACCTCGATCCGCCTCGCACTCGATAACCGCAACGCTGCAACCGCCGTCGTCACCGATACTTTCCGGAAAGCGATGATCGCCACCACTTTAGAGCTTATCGAGCTGTGGCAGGCAGGTCACTACGATGCCCGCGCGTGTGGCTTAGCTACCCAATTCGAACAACGATTAGCCACCATCGGTGAGCAGATCATCGCAACAGTCCTCACCAACCAAACCCCCCACCACTTCACCGGAACCATGACCGGGGTAACCAACAACGGCCACGCCATCATTCATACCGCCACCGGATCACACATTTTATCGGCTGGCGATGTGACCTTGCGGCGCATCTAA
- a CDS encoding TetR/AcrR family transcriptional regulator, whose product MSDRFETQERLIAATRQVMVTHGIEGCTLERICAQAGYSRGAFYSNFIDKEELFTFVARYEYDTTISRMNEVLVQWEEELEAGVLPLSEQADHIHKMNVLLGKALAALHLDRYYFIVHNEMLVRAIRVPAWGKQFSDINREFVSSMAKILNKILAIVGRQMTSESEIVAQAVIGVALRSSGYAAWQQEDLAGSGDEINALIVQLLEACSEPISSEN is encoded by the coding sequence ATGAGTGACCGTTTTGAAACCCAAGAGCGTTTGATTGCGGCGACGCGCCAGGTGATGGTTACTCATGGTATCGAAGGGTGTACCTTAGAGCGTATTTGTGCTCAGGCGGGCTATAGCCGCGGCGCGTTCTATTCAAACTTCATTGATAAAGAAGAGTTGTTCACTTTCGTGGCGCGCTACGAGTATGACACGACGATTTCGCGTATGAATGAGGTGTTGGTGCAGTGGGAAGAAGAGCTCGAGGCGGGTGTGCTCCCACTGAGCGAGCAAGCCGATCATATTCACAAGATGAACGTGCTCTTAGGTAAAGCGCTGGCGGCTTTGCACTTGGATCGTTATTACTTCATTGTGCATAACGAAATGTTGGTGCGCGCTATTCGGGTTCCGGCGTGGGGAAAACAATTTAGCGATATTAACCGGGAATTCGTTTCATCTATGGCCAAGATTTTGAATAAGATCCTTGCTATCGTGGGGCGGCAGATGACTTCTGAGTCGGAGATTGTTGCCCAGGCTGTCATTGGTGTGGCCTTGCGTTCCTCAGGTTATGCTGCTTGGCAGCAGGAGGATCTGGCGGGCAGTGGTGATGAAATCAACGCTCTTATTGTGCAGTTACTTGAGGCGTGTTCGGAGCCCATTTCATCTGAAAACTAG
- a CDS encoding VOC family protein, with protein MKLLVINYARDHAQNIRFYQALGLELNRAIDPVWTEMESQGATLAVHSYESANFPKAGYEVCMVAEKPLEEVQADLIGAGFDGGRIVVEDFGRSLRVVDPDGNELQINDH; from the coding sequence GTGAAGCTTTTGGTTATCAATTACGCACGGGACCATGCGCAAAATATTCGATTTTATCAGGCACTAGGTCTTGAGCTGAACCGTGCTATCGATCCGGTGTGGACCGAGATGGAATCGCAGGGGGCAACGCTGGCTGTACATAGCTACGAGTCGGCTAATTTCCCTAAAGCTGGGTATGAGGTGTGTATGGTTGCTGAAAAGCCACTTGAAGAAGTCCAGGCTGATCTTATAGGGGCTGGTTTCGACGGTGGTCGAATCGTCGTCGAAGATTTTGGGCGTTCGCTTCGGGTGGTCGATCCAGATGGTAACGAGTTGCAAATTAACGATCACTGA